In Gemmata obscuriglobus, a single genomic region encodes these proteins:
- a CDS encoding efflux RND transporter periplasmic adaptor subunit translates to MSTRHLFAAVLFACAVGLIGCARRPPEPVKTPPPVVYVSAPTVEKVNDYEDFAGRTEPYRVVELKSRVTGHLKKIHFRDGQDIEEGEPLFDIDGRIYRAQLEQSKAQLVKAEAHLQTATDNYTRVKDLYDRGVAGREDYDIKAGEKAEAEAEVSSVRAAANLAATNLRYCHIRAPFNGRLSKRFVDEENLIRADDTALTTIVQLDYLYATFDVDERTVTRVRKLIDRGEVTSSRVQPLQVQIALADDDGFTLSGQVVFTDNQIDAGTGTLRIRATILNPRLSRAPWYMLSPGQFVRVRLPIGPPRDAVLVPEKAIGSDQGQKFVYVLSAKNEVERRNVVVGQQYGRSRVIENGAVKPSDKVVVEGMLRVRPGIEVNPKPAPAEKLAPDAVRVLPVAPAPRVKT, encoded by the coding sequence ATGAGCACCAGGCACCTCTTCGCTGCCGTACTCTTCGCCTGTGCCGTCGGACTGATCGGGTGCGCGCGCCGCCCGCCCGAGCCGGTCAAGACGCCGCCGCCGGTGGTCTACGTCAGCGCGCCGACCGTCGAGAAGGTGAACGACTACGAGGACTTCGCCGGCCGCACCGAGCCGTACCGGGTGGTCGAGCTGAAGTCCCGCGTCACCGGGCACCTCAAGAAGATCCACTTCCGGGACGGGCAGGACATTGAGGAAGGTGAGCCGCTGTTCGACATCGACGGCCGCATCTACCGCGCGCAGCTCGAGCAGTCCAAGGCGCAACTGGTGAAGGCCGAGGCCCACCTGCAGACCGCGACCGACAACTACACCCGCGTCAAGGACCTGTACGACCGCGGGGTGGCCGGGCGGGAGGACTACGACATTAAGGCCGGTGAGAAGGCCGAGGCCGAGGCCGAGGTGAGCTCGGTGCGGGCCGCCGCGAACCTGGCCGCGACGAACCTGCGGTACTGCCACATCCGCGCCCCGTTCAACGGGCGGCTGAGCAAGCGGTTCGTGGACGAGGAGAACCTGATCCGGGCCGACGACACGGCGCTCACCACCATCGTGCAGCTCGACTACCTGTACGCGACGTTCGACGTGGACGAGCGCACGGTCACCCGGGTGCGCAAGCTGATCGACCGCGGCGAGGTGACCTCGTCGCGGGTGCAGCCGCTCCAGGTGCAGATCGCGCTGGCCGACGACGACGGGTTCACGCTGTCCGGGCAGGTGGTGTTCACCGACAACCAGATCGACGCCGGGACCGGCACGCTGCGGATCCGGGCCACCATCCTGAACCCGCGCCTGTCGCGCGCGCCGTGGTACATGCTGTCGCCGGGGCAGTTCGTGCGGGTGCGGCTCCCGATCGGCCCGCCGCGGGACGCGGTCCTGGTGCCCGAGAAGGCGATCGGTTCGGACCAGGGGCAGAAGTTCGTGTACGTGCTGAGCGCGAAGAACGAGGTGGAGCGCCGCAACGTGGTCGTGGGCCAACAGTACGGCCGGTCGCGGGTGATCGAGAACGGCGCGGTGAAGCCCAGCGACAAGGTGGTCGTGGAGGGGATGCTGCGGGTGCGCCCCGGGATCGAGGTGAACCCGAAACCGGCCCCGGCGGAGAAGCTCGCACCGGACGCGGTCCGGGTGCTGCCCGTCGCCCCGGCCCCGCGCGTGAAGACGTGA
- a CDS encoding S8 family serine peptidase, with the protein MGFPDRSRLGRAHLAMERLEDRTTPAKLDAALALALPDLVAAGAVSGDHVNVVMNATSTNAADLAALSATPFAASVSPLGFGIYSVTLTPGTDLGGALAFYGSLAGVTSAAPDQILNVQRTPNDPSYNSLYGMTRIGAPTAWDSSTGTPGFVVAVIDSGVDYRHPDLVNNIWINQAEIPSAVRARLVDVDGDRTITFRDLNNAVNQGAGKITDLNGNGYIDGGDILKPVAQGGWADGTDGNGTAGSTNSYRDDLVGWDFANNDNDPLDDNNHGTHVAGTIGAVGNNGVGVAGVNWNVQIMGLKFLAANGSGSLSAAVNALNYAVTMGVKLSNNSWGGGGYDTTLAAAIGRAQTAGHIFVAAAGNSGQNIDSIASYPASYIQQYNNVVSVAATDSADRLASFSNYGASSVTLAAPGVGILSTTPNNTYSSFSGTSMASPHVAGAIALYWGANPTLTYQQVIAKLKSSVDVVSGLSGKVSTGGRLNVAKMFAGSTSPPVAVSGPKVVSASFGGATATQFDNVLVIFDKAVLTSTFTAADVSAFTGPNGTLAVTGIVAVNATNGSATQFRITFAAQTANGSYSLTFGPNITDAAGNLMNQNGNGTNGEATLDRYTAAGTLTTTTTTTLSTGTIAAPIRDLSTLTTTLNVTQDIRIADLDVVVNLTHTWDSDLVITLTSPTVNGVAGKTVTLFNRRGGSGDNLTNTRFNDEATTSIANGLAPFNGSFKPETALSVFDGLSTKGAWTLTVRDAASGDIGTLTNWQLVVTGTLGGAGGARSLGFLAEEPLAPAADVTPALASAAVAPASVPAAVSAGFTAAPAATLAGAASASTAVASSAPGAAPLWLAGDDARDEFVARYEGEPETSDGDDGYQSSFGILVDDAAAPATGEESAVLYFAPVSAGVSDALGALFGDA; encoded by the coding sequence ATGGGGTTCCCGGATCGCTCGCGCCTGGGGCGCGCCCACCTCGCCATGGAACGGCTCGAAGACCGCACCACACCGGCCAAGCTGGACGCGGCCCTCGCGCTCGCGCTGCCCGACCTCGTGGCGGCCGGCGCCGTGTCGGGCGACCACGTGAACGTGGTCATGAACGCCACCAGCACGAACGCCGCCGACCTCGCCGCCCTGTCCGCCACCCCCTTTGCCGCGAGCGTCAGCCCGCTCGGGTTCGGGATCTACAGCGTCACCCTCACCCCGGGCACCGACCTCGGCGGGGCGCTGGCCTTCTACGGCTCCCTCGCCGGCGTCACTTCGGCCGCCCCGGACCAGATCCTGAACGTCCAGCGGACGCCGAACGACCCCTCTTACAACTCCCTGTACGGGATGACCAGGATCGGCGCCCCGACCGCCTGGGACAGCAGCACCGGGACCCCGGGGTTCGTGGTCGCGGTGATCGACAGCGGCGTCGACTACCGGCACCCGGACCTGGTCAACAACATCTGGATCAACCAGGCCGAGATCCCGTCCGCCGTCCGGGCCCGCCTCGTCGACGTGGACGGCGACCGCACCATCACCTTCCGCGACCTGAACAACGCGGTCAACCAGGGCGCCGGCAAGATCACCGACCTGAACGGCAACGGGTACATCGACGGCGGCGACATCCTGAAGCCGGTCGCCCAGGGCGGGTGGGCGGACGGGACGGACGGGAACGGCACCGCCGGCTCGACGAACAGCTACCGGGACGACCTCGTCGGCTGGGACTTCGCCAACAACGACAACGACCCGCTCGACGACAACAACCACGGCACGCACGTGGCGGGCACCATCGGCGCGGTCGGGAACAACGGGGTCGGCGTCGCGGGCGTGAACTGGAACGTCCAGATCATGGGCCTGAAGTTCCTGGCGGCCAACGGGAGCGGCTCGCTGAGCGCCGCGGTCAACGCGCTGAACTACGCGGTGACGATGGGCGTGAAGCTGTCGAACAACAGTTGGGGCGGCGGCGGGTACGACACCACCCTGGCCGCCGCGATCGGCCGGGCGCAGACCGCGGGCCACATCTTCGTCGCCGCCGCGGGCAACAGCGGGCAGAACATCGACTCAATCGCCAGCTACCCGGCCAGCTACATCCAGCAGTACAACAACGTCGTGTCCGTCGCGGCCACGGACAGCGCCGACCGGCTGGCCAGCTTCTCGAACTACGGCGCCTCGTCGGTCACGCTCGCGGCCCCGGGCGTGGGCATCCTGAGCACCACCCCGAACAACACCTACAGCTCCTTCAGCGGCACCTCGATGGCGAGCCCGCACGTGGCCGGTGCCATCGCGCTGTACTGGGGCGCCAACCCGACGCTCACCTACCAGCAGGTGATCGCCAAGCTCAAGTCGTCGGTGGACGTGGTGAGCGGCCTGAGCGGGAAGGTGTCCACGGGCGGCCGGCTGAACGTCGCGAAGATGTTCGCCGGGAGCACCTCGCCCCCCGTCGCGGTGTCCGGGCCGAAGGTGGTGTCGGCGAGCTTCGGGGGCGCGACCGCGACCCAGTTCGATAACGTGCTGGTCATCTTCGATAAGGCGGTGCTGACCTCCACCTTCACCGCCGCCGACGTGAGCGCGTTCACGGGGCCGAACGGGACCCTCGCGGTCACCGGAATCGTCGCGGTCAACGCGACCAACGGCAGCGCGACGCAGTTCCGGATCACGTTCGCGGCGCAGACGGCCAACGGCAGCTACTCGCTCACGTTCGGGCCGAACATCACGGACGCGGCCGGCAACCTGATGAACCAGAACGGCAACGGCACCAACGGCGAGGCCACCCTCGACCGGTACACCGCGGCCGGGACGCTGACCACGACCACGACCACGACCCTCTCGACGGGGACCATCGCGGCCCCGATCCGCGACCTCTCCACTCTGACGACGACGCTGAACGTCACGCAGGACATCCGGATCGCCGACCTCGACGTGGTCGTGAACCTCACCCACACCTGGGACAGCGACCTGGTCATCACCCTCACCTCGCCGACGGTGAACGGCGTGGCGGGCAAAACGGTGACGCTGTTCAACCGCCGCGGCGGGAGCGGGGACAACCTGACCAACACGCGGTTCAACGACGAGGCGACGACCTCGATCGCCAACGGCCTCGCCCCGTTCAACGGGTCGTTCAAGCCCGAAACCGCGCTGTCCGTGTTCGACGGGCTGTCCACGAAGGGCGCCTGGACCCTCACAGTGCGGGACGCGGCCAGCGGGGACATCGGGACGCTGACCAACTGGCAGTTGGTCGTGACCGGCACCCTGGGCGGTGCGGGCGGTGCGCGCTCGCTCGGGTTCCTGGCCGAGGAGCCGCTCGCCCCGGCCGCGGACGTGACGCCCGCCCTCGCCTCCGCGGCGGTCGCGCCCGCCAGCGTCCCGGCGGCCGTCAGCGCGGGCTTCACCGCCGCGCCTGCCGCTACCCTTGCGGGAGCCGCGAGCGCATCGACCGCCGTTGCGTCGAGCGCCCCCGGCGCGGCCCCGCTGTGGCTCGCGGGCGATGACGCGCGCGACGAGTTCGTCGCCCGGTACGAGGGCGAACCCGAAACCTCCGACGGGGACGACGGCTACCAAAGCTCCTTCGGCATACTGGTGGACGACGCCGCGGCCCCGGCGACCGGCGAGGAATCCGCGGTACTGTACTTCGCCCCCGTGTCGGCGGGCGTGTCGGACGCGCTGGGCGCGCTGTTCGGCGACGCGTAA
- a CDS encoding vWA domain-containing protein, translated as MIRPTVRHASTRSERFLKAFGPAWVISAVAHALVFGTLFWIFAPTRTTVATPPAAVINTGLPTTDELDLGDVTELNLGEPQADSRAAGTSTAVADPGAGDRPSLAAGRAEDPFAVPLNKGDLLAGLGDLSGRDDGRFPSGFAGAGGGSASFFGTAARGNRFAILADNSGSMQGTPLTVLKAEITSTLARSRGSAQFYVTFFSSEADPQPLKRWTADRNEVAAVSKWVQGIQTANGTSPVVGFQHVLKLKPPPDVVYLMTDGEFDPREVEQIRTLNQALRPPAVIHTVAFGGKQGEAELKMIAKQAKGTYRYVAGPKP; from the coding sequence GTGATCCGCCCCACCGTTCGACACGCCAGTACACGCTCCGAGCGGTTCCTCAAGGCTTTCGGGCCGGCGTGGGTGATCAGTGCTGTCGCGCACGCGCTGGTTTTCGGCACACTGTTCTGGATATTCGCCCCGACCCGCACGACGGTCGCCACCCCACCGGCGGCGGTCATCAACACCGGACTTCCGACGACGGACGAACTGGACCTCGGGGACGTGACGGAACTGAACCTCGGGGAACCCCAGGCCGACTCCCGGGCCGCCGGGACTTCGACCGCCGTTGCGGACCCAGGGGCCGGCGATCGGCCCTCGTTGGCGGCCGGGCGCGCGGAGGACCCGTTCGCGGTGCCGTTGAACAAGGGCGATCTGTTGGCCGGGCTCGGTGACCTTTCCGGGCGCGACGACGGCCGGTTCCCGTCGGGGTTCGCGGGCGCCGGGGGCGGGAGCGCGAGCTTCTTCGGGACCGCGGCCCGGGGGAACCGGTTCGCCATCCTCGCCGACAACTCGGGCAGCATGCAGGGGACGCCCCTCACGGTGCTGAAGGCTGAGATCACCAGCACCCTCGCGCGGTCACGCGGGAGCGCCCAGTTTTACGTGACGTTCTTCAGCAGCGAAGCGGACCCGCAACCGCTCAAGCGCTGGACCGCCGACCGCAACGAGGTCGCCGCCGTCAGCAAGTGGGTCCAGGGGATTCAGACCGCCAACGGCACCTCGCCCGTCGTGGGGTTTCAGCACGTCCTGAAGCTAAAGCCGCCGCCGGATGTGGTGTACCTCATGACGGACGGCGAGTTCGACCCCCGCGAGGTCGAACAGATCCGGACGCTGAACCAGGCCCTGCGCCCGCCCGCGGTGATCCATACGGTCGCGTTCGGGGGGAAGCAGGGGGAGGCCGAACTGAAGATGATCGCCAAGCAGGCGAAGGGAACGTACCGTTACGTCGCGGGTCCGAAGCCCTGA
- a CDS encoding ABC transporter permease — protein MRWYILKALIRKEVARHLANRGGIALAVLLVAAAVLLSVFAPSGQTAEGTGMVDGVHHCFVEFDEHTPFVKHLRANVPEELKGAVRFRELRKPDQIDEAVRYDTGTGAIQIRQPDGPGRRTAVKLSIWHPDGEPLALAPYEQWVWKESRRFFAREAALKLPGAKLPDEPAFDSNNQWLVLEAHKRLQEQVEAARKAGNVEVQQPLVPDLSIERRGLGGKVLDFRAAIATGMVVFALYFACVYLLPTLNCEERERGVLLAQALSPASPLELLTAKFVFYPAFGLGLAATLAAIYKPDVLSSLFFWLALVAVGGGFLGIGMTIAAWAKTQRAAFLGGMCYLLSVSMLLMICSINGIPFLSYAAVEFHGPRILHAALSGTVETTHWRHLLAALLLAVLWLCAAGWVFKRRGWQ, from the coding sequence ATGCGCTGGTACATCCTGAAGGCGCTGATCCGCAAGGAGGTCGCCCGGCACCTCGCGAACCGCGGCGGCATCGCGCTGGCCGTGCTGCTGGTCGCGGCGGCGGTGCTGCTGAGCGTGTTCGCCCCCAGCGGCCAGACCGCCGAGGGGACCGGCATGGTCGACGGGGTGCACCACTGCTTCGTCGAGTTCGACGAGCACACCCCGTTCGTGAAGCACCTCCGGGCGAACGTGCCGGAGGAGTTGAAGGGGGCGGTGCGGTTCCGCGAGCTGCGCAAGCCCGACCAGATCGACGAGGCCGTGCGGTACGACACCGGCACCGGGGCGATCCAGATCCGGCAGCCCGACGGCCCGGGCCGCCGCACCGCGGTCAAGCTCTCCATCTGGCACCCGGACGGCGAACCGCTGGCGCTGGCCCCCTACGAGCAGTGGGTGTGGAAGGAGTCGCGGCGGTTCTTCGCGCGCGAGGCCGCGCTCAAGCTGCCCGGGGCGAAGCTGCCCGACGAGCCGGCCTTCGATTCCAACAACCAGTGGCTCGTGCTCGAAGCGCACAAGCGCCTTCAGGAGCAGGTGGAGGCCGCGCGGAAGGCCGGAAACGTCGAGGTCCAGCAGCCGCTGGTGCCGGACCTGAGCATCGAGCGGCGCGGGCTGGGCGGGAAGGTGCTCGACTTCCGGGCCGCGATCGCCACCGGCATGGTGGTGTTCGCGCTGTACTTCGCGTGCGTGTACCTGCTCCCCACCCTCAACTGCGAGGAGCGCGAGCGCGGGGTGCTGCTGGCGCAGGCGCTCTCGCCGGCGTCGCCGCTGGAGCTGCTGACGGCGAAGTTCGTGTTCTACCCGGCGTTCGGGCTGGGGCTGGCGGCCACGCTGGCGGCCATCTACAAGCCCGACGTGCTCTCCAGCCTGTTCTTCTGGCTGGCCCTGGTGGCGGTGGGCGGCGGGTTCCTGGGGATCGGCATGACGATCGCGGCGTGGGCCAAGACGCAGCGGGCCGCGTTCCTGGGCGGGATGTGCTACCTGCTGTCGGTGTCGATGCTGCTGATGATCTGCTCGATCAACGGCATCCCGTTCCTGTCCTACGCCGCGGTCGAGTTCCACGGCCCGCGCATCCTGCACGCGGCGCTGAGCGGCACCGTCGAGACGACGCACTGGCGGCACCTGCTCGCCGCGCTGCTGCTCGCGGTGCTGTGGCTGTGCGCCGCCGGGTGGGTGTTCAAACGCCGCGGGTGGCAGTGA
- a CDS encoding ABC transporter ATP-binding protein: MQPDVMIRIAGLRVQYGSFTAVDGLDLDIRRGELFGLLGPNGAGKSTTIRVLIGQRRPTGGSVTIGGRDVVREWADIKPTFGYVPDRENHFEEFTGRRNLEFFGQLYGVPKLRAQEVLKMVELDEAADLPVRGYSLGMRKKLLLARALLHEPQVLYLDEPTANLDIHSAEVVHRILRERVKAGATIILTTHDMDEVEKICDRVGIMARGKLVALDSPLALKQQHTERKVDAIRDDGERFVYDLDTPQGRTDLAALVTSGRALSVRTREFDFHATFLKLTGLAFD; this comes from the coding sequence TTGCAACCGGACGTCATGATCCGCATCGCCGGGCTGCGCGTGCAGTACGGCTCGTTCACCGCGGTCGACGGGCTGGACCTCGACATCCGCCGCGGGGAGCTGTTCGGCCTGCTCGGGCCGAACGGGGCCGGCAAATCGACGACCATCCGCGTCCTCATCGGGCAGCGCCGGCCGACCGGCGGGAGCGTGACCATCGGCGGGCGCGACGTGGTCCGCGAGTGGGCCGACATCAAGCCCACGTTCGGGTACGTACCGGACCGCGAGAACCACTTCGAGGAGTTCACCGGGCGCCGCAACCTCGAGTTCTTCGGCCAGCTCTACGGCGTGCCCAAGCTGCGCGCGCAAGAGGTGCTGAAGATGGTCGAGCTGGACGAGGCCGCGGACCTGCCCGTTCGCGGGTACTCGCTCGGGATGCGCAAGAAGCTGCTCCTCGCCCGCGCGCTGCTGCACGAGCCGCAGGTGCTATACCTCGACGAGCCGACGGCGAACCTCGACATCCACTCGGCCGAGGTGGTCCACCGCATCCTGCGCGAGCGGGTGAAAGCGGGTGCGACCATTATTCTGACCACGCACGACATGGACGAGGTGGAGAAGATCTGCGACCGCGTGGGAATCATGGCCCGCGGGAAGCTGGTGGCGCTCGACTCGCCGCTGGCGCTGAAGCAGCAGCACACCGAGCGGAAGGTGGACGCGATCCGGGACGACGGCGAGCGGTTCGTGTACGACCTGGACACGCCGCAGGGGCGCACCGACCTCGCGGCGCTGGTCACCTCCGGGCGGGCGCTGAGCGTCCGCACCCGCGAGTTCGACTTCCACGCGACGTTCCTGAAGCTCACCGGGCTGGCGTTCGATTGA
- a CDS encoding tetratricopeptide repeat protein codes for MIRLLVCGAAVAAVAVLGRGEEPKPARFDYTVREDMFKALGGDDKALARGLKACDDALAKNPKHAEALVWRGVGTMREATKHFQNKDNGKGLNSWLQALREMDEAVKLEPKNLGVRIPRGVVYITASRQAPESQQKRLLAAAKEDMEFVLSQYPGEALKKVSDHRRGELLFALAEIARRTGDEETATKHLKQLSELTPDSRWGKDAKTWLADPKVKTRSCVGCHGGE; via the coding sequence ATGATCCGGTTACTGGTGTGCGGGGCGGCGGTGGCGGCGGTCGCGGTGCTGGGGCGGGGCGAGGAGCCGAAGCCGGCCCGGTTCGACTACACGGTGCGCGAGGACATGTTCAAGGCGCTGGGCGGCGACGACAAGGCGCTGGCCCGCGGCCTGAAGGCGTGCGACGACGCCCTGGCCAAGAACCCGAAGCACGCCGAGGCGCTCGTGTGGCGCGGGGTCGGCACCATGCGCGAGGCGACCAAGCACTTCCAGAACAAGGACAACGGGAAGGGCCTCAACTCCTGGCTTCAGGCGCTCAGGGAGATGGACGAGGCGGTCAAGCTGGAGCCGAAGAACCTGGGCGTGCGCATCCCGCGCGGGGTGGTGTACATCACCGCGTCGCGGCAGGCCCCGGAGAGCCAGCAGAAGCGCCTGCTCGCCGCGGCCAAGGAGGATATGGAGTTCGTGCTGTCGCAGTACCCGGGCGAGGCGCTCAAGAAGGTGAGCGACCACCGCCGCGGGGAACTGCTGTTCGCGCTGGCCGAGATCGCCCGCCGCACCGGCGACGAGGAGACCGCCACCAAGCACCTGAAGCAACTGTCCGAGCTGACCCCGGACAGCCGGTGGGGCAAGGACGCCAAGACGTGGCTCGCCGACCCGAAGGTCAAGACCCGCTCGTGCGTCGGGTGCCACGGCGGCGAGTGA